From Quercus lobata isolate SW786 chromosome 1, ValleyOak3.0 Primary Assembly, whole genome shotgun sequence, one genomic window encodes:
- the LOC115983634 gene encoding rRNA-processing protein FCF1-like, whose amino-acid sequence MWPYLDKAICGVIKSMAEPVFAEYIGKLKLKPTVSLALFFNHNTLMGPAYRVLVDNNFINFCIPNKLDLEKGMMDCLYAKCEFRITGFFNLM is encoded by the exons ATGTGGCCTTACCTTGATAAG GCAATTTGTGGCGTTATAAAAAGCATGGCAGAACCTGTATTCGCAGAGTACATTGGCAAGTTAAAGTTAAA GCCGACGGTTTCATTGGCACTTTTCTTCAATCACAACACCTTGATGGGACCGGCATATCGGGTTTTGGTAGATAACAACTTCATCAATTTCTGTATCCCGAATAAG CTGGACTTGGAGAAGGGAATGATGGACTGCCTATATGCAAAATGTGAGTTTAGAATCACTGGTTTCTTCAATTTAATGTGA